The Thalassotalea nanhaiensis genome has a window encoding:
- a CDS encoding YfjI family protein, translated as MENVISENTSPSIEPRELPSSRPDVQPFDYDLLPKTIADFVRDTAARQQCPPDFIAVTALCGLSGVLGNKAYIYPKQNDNWKIIPNLWGTIVGRPSAMKSPAMKAALEPLKAIEKGYQELHEENLKLYETDSLVNELTLKEAKKKASAAIRKNDNNKANELIADANAQAIEPPELQCIVVVDTTYEKLGVLLDQNPNGLLLTRDELPGLLSRLMKEEYQTERAFYLECFDGDGTYKFERITRKSIVIEHCTLSLIGGIQPAKLAPLIRGAVSGVSDDGLIQRLQLAVWPDDNKSWKWLDQRPDEMAYQQYDALFNALLNYKPLNKVHRYTPEAQQFFIEWMEELQHKARHEDTPPTMESYMLKLPKSISAIALIFELVGRVDDSSVTEGDLQIGTVATTMALDWADYLISHANRIFSSDVYRTVEAAKLILKQRDKLKDVFKCREIQQKGWTGLADSKTISDALDILVDYNHIVEVQTAPGTAGGRPSTSYYWVTAKEL; from the coding sequence ATGGAAAATGTAATATCTGAAAATACATCACCTTCAATCGAACCGAGGGAATTGCCTAGTAGTCGTCCTGATGTGCAGCCATTCGATTATGACTTGTTGCCGAAGACTATTGCTGATTTTGTGCGGGATACCGCTGCGCGGCAGCAATGCCCTCCAGACTTCATCGCCGTCACTGCTTTATGTGGACTATCTGGTGTGCTGGGTAACAAGGCTTATATTTATCCTAAGCAAAACGACAATTGGAAGATAATCCCTAATTTATGGGGGACAATTGTTGGCCGTCCAAGCGCCATGAAAAGCCCTGCAATGAAAGCGGCGTTAGAACCCTTGAAGGCCATTGAAAAAGGGTATCAAGAATTACACGAAGAAAATTTAAAACTGTATGAGACAGATTCTTTAGTTAATGAACTGACTTTAAAAGAAGCTAAAAAAAAAGCTTCTGCAGCTATAAGAAAAAATGATAATAACAAAGCTAATGAGCTTATTGCGGATGCGAATGCGCAAGCAATAGAGCCACCGGAATTACAATGTATTGTAGTAGTCGATACAACCTATGAGAAACTTGGTGTCTTACTGGATCAAAATCCCAATGGATTGTTGTTGACCCGTGATGAGTTACCAGGTTTGTTAAGTAGGTTGATGAAGGAAGAATATCAAACTGAACGTGCGTTTTATCTGGAGTGTTTTGACGGAGATGGTACATATAAGTTTGAGCGAATAACGCGAAAATCAATTGTCATTGAACATTGTACCTTGAGTCTTATTGGTGGCATTCAACCTGCCAAGTTAGCGCCATTAATACGTGGCGCCGTTAGTGGGGTATCCGATGATGGCTTAATTCAACGGCTACAATTAGCTGTTTGGCCTGATGATAATAAATCTTGGAAATGGCTTGATCAACGACCCGATGAGATGGCTTATCAACAATACGATGCATTGTTTAACGCGCTGCTTAATTATAAGCCATTAAATAAAGTCCACCGTTACACGCCTGAAGCACAGCAATTTTTCATTGAATGGATGGAAGAGTTACAACACAAAGCGAGACATGAAGACACACCACCCACCATGGAAAGTTATATGTTGAAGTTGCCAAAATCAATTTCAGCCATCGCTTTGATTTTTGAACTGGTGGGCAGGGTTGATGATTCTTCAGTGACTGAAGGTGATTTACAGATAGGAACGGTGGCAACGACTATGGCACTTGATTGGGCAGATTACTTGATAAGCCATGCTAATCGAATATTTTCATCTGATGTTTATCGGACTGTTGAAGCCGCAAAGCTTATTTTAAAACAGCGTGATAAGTTAAAGGACGTATTCAAGTGCCGTGAAATCCAACAAAAAGGGTGGACGGGATTAGCCGATTCAAAAACAATCAGCGATGCGCTCGATATTTTAGTCGATTATAACCACATAGTAGAAGTTCAAACTGCCCCTGGCACAGCTGGCGGCCGACCATCGACTAGTTATTATTGGGTAACGGCTAAGGAGTTATAG
- a CDS encoding terminase small subunit: protein MKELTTKQQRFVDEFLIDYSATKAAIRAGYSTNCAGVIGCENLKKPIIKKAIKEQLKLLTENSFLNREMVLAGLLREAVDRSDKSSAASRVSAYDKLGKALGIYQDAKPSDEVGDLIRSITANNAKNRKSLLPKDNIDMSKLE, encoded by the coding sequence ATGAAAGAATTGACGACCAAGCAGCAACGTTTTGTAGACGAATTTTTGATTGATTACTCCGCTACGAAGGCAGCAATAAGGGCTGGCTATTCAACTAACTGTGCAGGTGTAATCGGTTGTGAAAATTTGAAAAAGCCAATTATAAAAAAAGCAATTAAAGAGCAACTTAAATTACTCACTGAAAACTCTTTTCTTAATCGTGAAATGGTTCTTGCTGGTTTACTACGTGAAGCAGTCGATAGGTCGGATAAAAGCAGTGCAGCAAGTCGTGTGAGCGCATATGACAAATTAGGCAAGGCATTAGGTATATATCAAGATGCTAAGCCATCTGATGAAGTAGGGGACCTTATACGCAGCATAACGGCAAATAATGCTAAGAACCGTAAGAGCCTTTTACCAAAAGATAATATAGATATGAGTAAACTTGAATAA
- a CDS encoding helix-hairpin-helix domain-containing protein codes for MLRKIFNFFSRKNSKQTVSKKLETNKEIEEDWTDENSQFQKRFRESQARIPSNMIDDTNDYLGMASEAKYKAIEALENKQFDLAWKIEHERIMHYTNHALKNGYTTNETLGLLATIYSSLSSILQAEEKHTLSLAFYLYSVQCNGFVNEGVQASIRRICRKGKLKHFDSNIEEFLNKHVASEKEKHADLSFCQSEVVRWESEAPFYSDDVQEMMKHYKSTSGYLSLVNGVSKNIEKSLIENNVETIELLIAVEAEELINIKGIGKVALQKINNSLEFMRN; via the coding sequence ATGCTAAGGAAGATATTTAATTTTTTCAGTCGTAAAAACTCTAAACAAACAGTTAGTAAAAAACTAGAAACGAATAAAGAAATTGAAGAAGATTGGACCGATGAAAATTCTCAGTTTCAAAAAAGATTTAGAGAATCTCAAGCACGAATACCTTCAAATATGATAGACGACACCAATGACTATCTAGGTATGGCTTCTGAAGCAAAATATAAAGCCATAGAAGCACTCGAAAACAAGCAATTTGACTTAGCGTGGAAAATTGAACACGAGCGTATTATGCATTATACGAACCACGCATTAAAAAATGGTTATACGACCAATGAAACTCTTGGTCTATTAGCAACTATTTATTCGTCTTTATCTAGCATTTTGCAGGCAGAAGAAAAACATACTTTATCGTTAGCATTTTACCTTTATTCGGTTCAGTGCAATGGGTTCGTTAATGAAGGGGTACAGGCAAGCATCAGAAGAATTTGTCGAAAAGGTAAATTAAAACACTTTGATAGCAATATCGAGGAATTCTTAAATAAGCATGTGGCTAGTGAAAAAGAAAAACATGCTGACTTAAGTTTTTGTCAAAGTGAGGTTGTTAGATGGGAATCAGAAGCACCATTTTATTCAGATGATGTTCAAGAGATGATGAAGCACTATAAAAGCACTTCGGGTTATTTATCACTTGTAAATGGTGTTTCAAAAAACATTGAAAAGTCACTTATTGAAAATAACGTTGAAACAATCGAACTTTTGATAGCAGTAGAAGCAGAAGAATTAATAAATATTAAAGGGATTGGTAAGGTGGCTTTGCAAAAGATAAACAATTCTCTCGAATTTATGAGGAATTAG
- a CDS encoding tyrosine-type recombinase/integrase, with amino-acid sequence MNSPKVVALNDTEHTIPTSFKRTVPLRGKSTKPREYLTKDEIGQLIDQTKKGRYAHRDATMITMAFRHGLRVSELVDMRWSDVDFSTARLHVRRAKGSNDGVHILQGDEMRALKRLKRESTQSPFMFISERGAPVSTDGFRKAMNRWGIKCGFDWSISPHCLRHACGYHLANNNMDTRSLQEWLGHKDITNTVRYTKLAANRFDNTNFNW; translated from the coding sequence ATGAACTCACCCAAAGTCGTGGCTTTGAACGACACCGAACACACCATACCAACCAGTTTTAAACGGACAGTACCTTTGCGCGGCAAGTCCACTAAGCCACGCGAGTACCTGACCAAGGATGAAATAGGGCAGTTGATCGACCAAACGAAGAAGGGTAGGTATGCACATCGTGACGCCACCATGATCACCATGGCCTTCAGGCATGGTTTACGGGTGTCAGAGCTGGTAGACATGCGATGGTCGGATGTTGACTTTAGTACCGCCAGATTGCACGTCAGACGCGCCAAAGGCTCGAATGACGGGGTTCATATCCTGCAAGGCGATGAAATGCGTGCCTTGAAGCGTTTAAAGCGTGAAAGCACTCAGAGTCCGTTTATGTTCATCAGCGAACGTGGCGCACCGGTGAGCACCGATGGTTTTCGCAAGGCGATGAACCGGTGGGGTATTAAATGTGGCTTTGATTGGTCGATAAGCCCGCATTGCTTACGCCATGCTTGTGGCTACCATCTTGCAAACAATAATATGGATACTCGGTCACTGCAAGAATGGCTAGGTCACAAGGACATTACCAATACAGTACGGTATACAAAGTTGGCGGCTAATCGATTCGATAACACCAATTTCAATTGGTAG